One genomic window of Centroberyx gerrardi isolate f3 chromosome 15, fCenGer3.hap1.cur.20231027, whole genome shotgun sequence includes the following:
- the xpo1b gene encoding exportin-1: MPAIMTMLADHAAQQLLDFNQKLDINLLDNVVNCLYHGVGPQQRMAQEVLTHLKEHPDAWTRVDTILEFSQNMNTKYYALQILETVIKTRWKILPRNQCEGIKKYVVGLIIKTSSDATNVEKEKVYIGKLNMILVQILKQEWPKHWPTFISDIVGASRTSESLCQNNMIILKLLSEEVFDFSSGQMTQVKAKHLKDSMCNEFSQIFQLCQFVMENSQNAPLVHATLETLLRFLNWIPLGYIFETKLISTLVYKFLNVPMFRNVTLKCLTEIAGVSVSQYEEQFVTLFTLTMCQLKQMLPLNTNIRLAYANGKDDEQNFIQNLSLFLCTFLKEHGQLIEKRLNLRETLMEALHYMLLVSEVEETEIFKICLEYWNHLAAELYRESPFSTSTSPLLSGNQHFDVPPRRQLYLPVLSKVRLLMVSRMAKPEEVLVVENDQGEVVREFMKDTDSINLYKNMRETLVYLTHLDYADTERIMTEKLHNQVNGTEWSWKNLNTLCWAIGSISGAMHEEDEKRFLVTVIKDLLGLCEQKRGKDNKAIIASNIMYIVGQYPRFLRAHWKFLKTVVNKLFEFMHETHDGVQDMACDTFIKIAQKCRRHFVQVQVGEVMPFIDEILNNINTIICDLQPQQVHTFYEAVGYMIGAQTDQAVQEHLIEKYMLLPNQVWDSIIQQATKNVDILKDPETVKQLGSILKTNVRACKAVGHPFVIQLGRIYLDMLNVYKCLSENISAAIQTNGEMVTKQPLIRSMRTVKRETLKLISGWVSRSNDPQMVGENFVPPLLDAVLIDYQRNVPAAREPEVLSTMATIVNKLGGHITSEIPQIFDAVFECTLNMINKNFEEYPEHRTHFFYLLQAVNSHCFPAFLAIPPAQFKLVLDSIIWAFKHTMRNVADTGLQILYTLLQNVAQEEAAAQSFYQTYFCDILQHIFSVVTDTSHTAGLTMHASILAYMFNLVEEGKITTGLNPASPANNQVFIQEYVANLLKTAFPHLQDAQVKVFVTGLFSLNQDIPAFKEHLRDFLVQIKEFAGEDTTDLFLEEREASLRQAQEEKHKIQMSVPGILNPHEIPEEMCD, from the exons ATGCCAGCAATTATGACAATGTTAGCAGACCATGCAGCACAGCAGCTGCTGGACTTCAACCAGAAACTGGATATCAACCTGCTGGATAATGTGGTGAACTGTCTATATCATGGGGTGGGACCACAG CAAAGAATGGCACAAGAGGTGCTGACACACTTGAAAGAGCACCCAGATGCCTGGACGAGAGTGGACACCATACTGGAGTTCTCCCAGAACATGAACACCAAA TACTATGCTCTTCAGATTCTGGAAACGGTTATCAAAACAAGATGGAAGATTCTCCCCAGGAATCAATGTGAAG GTATTAAAAAGTATGTTGTTGGTCTCATTATCAAGACTTCATCAGATGCAACAAACGTGGAG aaAGAAAAGGTGTACATTGGGAAGCTGAACATGATCCTTGTTCAG ATCCTGAAGCAGGAGTGGCCGAAGCACTGGCCAACCTTCATCAGTGACATTGTGGGGGCAAGTCGCACCAGCGAGAGCCTTTGTCAGAACAACATGATCATCCTCAAGCTGCTCAGTGAAGAGGTCTTCGACTTCTCCAGTGGCCAGATGACCCAGGTCAAGGCCAAGCACCTCAAAGACAG cATGTGCAATGAGTTCTCTCAGATATTCCAGCTTTGCCAGTTTGTTATG GAGAATTCCCAGAATGCCCCTCTGGTCCACGCCACTCTAGAGACCCTCCTACGTTTTCTCAACTGGATTCCTCTGGGCTACATCTTTGAAACCAAACTCATCAGCACATTGGTGTATAAG TTCTTGAACGTGCCCATGTTCCGCAACGTGACACTGAAGTGCCTGACAGAAATTGCCGGCGTGAGCGTCAGTCAGTACGAGGAACAGTTTGTCACCCTCTTCACCCTGACCATGTGTCAGCTAAAACAG ATGCTGCCTCTGAACACCAACATCCGGCTGGCCTACGCCAACGGGAAGGACGACGAGCAGAACTTCATCCAGAACCTCAGTCTGTTCCTCTGCACTTTCCTCAAGGAGCACGGCCAGCTCATCGAGAAGCGGCTCAACCTCAGAGAGACATTAATGGAG GCCCTCCACTACATGCTGCTGGTGTCGGAGGTGGAGGAGACGGAGATATTCAAAATTTGTCTGGAGTACTGGAACCACTTGGCAGCCGAGCTCTATAGAGAGAGTCCCTTCtctacctccacctcccctctgctctctggcAACCAGCACTTTGATGTGCCGCCACGCCGACAGCTCTACCTGCCTGTCCTCTCCAAG GTGCGTTTGCTGATGGTGAGTCGGATGGCCAAGCCAGAGGAGGTGTTAGTAGTGGAGAACGACCAGGGGGAGGTGGTCAGAGAGTTCATGAAGGACACTGACTCCATCAACCTCTACAAGAACATGAGGGAAACCCTTG TGTACCTGACTCATCTGGACTACGCGGACACGGAGCGCATCATGACGGAGAAGCTCCATAACCAGGTGAACGGCACCGAGTGGTCCTGGAAGAACCTCAACACGCTGTGCTGGGCCATCGGATCCATCAGCGGGGCCATGCACGAGGAGGACGAGAAGAGGTTCCTGGTCACGGTCATCAAG GATCTGCTGGGTCTGTGCGAGCAGAAGAGGGGGAAGGATAACAAGGCCATCATAGCCTCCAACATCATGTACATCGTAGGCCAGTATCCACGCTTCCTCAGAGCCCACTGGAAGTTCCTCAAGACTGTGGTCAACAAGCTGTTTGAGTTCATGCACG AGACCCATGATGGCGTACAGGACATGGCGTGCGACACCTTCATCAAGATCGCCCAGAAGTGCCGGCGCCATTTTGTGCAGGTGCAGGTGGGCGAGGTGATGCCCTTCATCGACGAGATCCTCAACAACATCAACACCATCATCTGTGACCTTCAGCCTCAGCAG GTACACACCTTCTACGAGGCGGTAGGCTATATGATTGGGGCCCAGACAGACCAGGCAGTTCAGGAGCATCTGATAGAGAAATATATGCTACTGCCCAATCAGGTGTGGGACAGCATCATCCAGCAGGCCACCAAG AACGTGGACATTTTAAAGGACCCAGAGACCGTGAAGCAGCTGGGCAGCATCCTGAAGACCAACGTCAGGGCCTGCAAGGCCGTGGGACACCCCTTCGTCATCCAGCTGGGCCGGATTTACCTGGACATGCTCAACGTCTACAAGTGCCTCAGTGAGAATATCTCCGCCGCCATCCAGACAAACg GTGAGATGGTGACGAAACAGCCCTTGATCCGGAGTATGAGGACGGTGAAACGAGAGACGCTGAAACTGATCTCAGGCTGGGTTAGCCGATCAAACGATCCACAGATG GTCGGGGAGAACTTTGTTCCGCCGCTGCTGGACGCCGTCCTCATCGACTACCAGCGCAACGTCCCCGCCGCCCGCGAGCCCGAGGTGCTCAGCACCATGGCCACCATCGTCAACAAGCTGGGCGGACACATCACCAGCGAGATCCCGCAGATCTTCGACGCCGTCTTCGAGTGCACCctcaacatgatcaacaag AACTTTGAGGAGTATCCGGAGCACAGGACCCACTTCTTCTACCTGCTCCAAGCTGTCAACTCCCACTGCTTCCCTGCATTCCTGGCTATCCCCCCTGCCCAGTTCAAACTGGTGCTGGACTCCATCATCTGGGCCTTCAAACACACCATGAGGAACGTGGCCGACACCG GCCTGCAGATCCTGTACACGCTGCTGCAGAACGTGGCCCAGGAGGAGGCAGCAGCTCAGAGTTTCTACCAGACGTATTTCTGCGACATCCTgcaacacattttctctgtggtCACCGACACGTCGCACACTGCCG GCCTGACGATGCACGCCTCCATCTTGGCCTACATGTTCaacctggtggaggaggggaagatCACCACGGGTCTCAACCCGGCCAGCCCCGCCAACAACCAGGTCTTCATCCAGGAATACGTGGCCAACCTGCTCAAGACGGCCTTCCCTCACCTACAGGA TGCCCAGGTGAAGGTGTTTGTGACCGGGCTGTTCAGCTTAAACCAGGACATTCCTGCCTTCAAGGAGCACCTTAGGGACTTCCTAGTCCAGATCAAG GAGTTTGCGGGCGAGGACACCACAGACCTGttcctggaggagagggaggcgtcGCTTCGCCAGGCCCAGGAGGAGAAACACAAGATCCAGATGTCGGTGCCGGGCATCCTCAACCCCCACGAGATCCCCGAGGAGATGTGTGACTGA